A single genomic interval of Celeribacter indicus harbors:
- a CDS encoding maleate cis-trans isomerase family protein, whose translation MTDLMGWRRKIAVLIPSTNTIVQPEFDDMRVEGVTNHISRVAVPNAALKSDADMERFMGLIEEGTRAALESALSCEPDHVVIGMSSETFWGGLEGSRKLAAQLAEWTDLPVTMGSDAADAALKSYGARRIGILTPYLPIGDANVHRFFTDLGYDVAQIIGLKRSSPTDIAATTLAEMDAALDELGALDVDAILQCGTNLCMARHAPRAEDRLGKPVIAINTALYWHALRSSGINDTLEDYGSLFLK comes from the coding sequence ATGACTGACCTCATGGGATGGCGGCGCAAGATTGCCGTTCTGATCCCCTCGACGAACACCATCGTCCAGCCGGAATTCGACGACATGCGCGTCGAGGGCGTCACCAACCACATCTCCCGCGTCGCGGTTCCCAATGCCGCCCTGAAGTCCGACGCGGACATGGAGCGCTTCATGGGCCTGATCGAGGAAGGCACCAGGGCCGCGCTGGAGTCCGCCCTGTCCTGCGAGCCCGACCATGTCGTCATCGGCATGTCGTCCGAGACCTTCTGGGGCGGGCTCGAGGGCAGCCGCAAGCTCGCCGCCCAGCTCGCGGAATGGACCGACCTTCCCGTCACCATGGGATCGGACGCCGCCGATGCGGCGCTGAAAAGCTACGGCGCGCGGCGGATCGGCATCCTGACCCCCTACCTCCCCATCGGGGATGCGAACGTCCACCGCTTCTTCACCGATCTCGGCTATGACGTGGCGCAGATCATCGGCCTGAAACGCTCGAGCCCCACCGACATCGCGGCCACGACCCTCGCGGAGATGGACGCGGCGCTCGACGAACTCGGCGCGCTGGACGTCGACGCGATCCTGCAATGCGGCACCAACCTGTGCATGGCCCGCCATGCGCCCCGCGCGGAAGACCGGCTGGGCAAGCCGGTGATCGCCATCAACACCGCCCTCTACTGGCACGCCCTGCGCAGCAGCGGCATCAACGACACCCTGGAAGACTACGGGAGCCTGTTCCTGAAATGA
- a CDS encoding glutamate cyclase domain-containing protein: MTDTFTPDLDLAHAVADSADRLISVQVFMSGGSAELTGANITRELYDAARANRAEPLIYTAAKELLDRVKPRDTVVFCTGFFDPPSMIDEMDGPLGAVALARMLCVTLDITPVFLTEVANMERMAGLAASLGLEVLDYELARTTPFKAAVMPLPIDHDRAKAEAERLCDLAPAAMIAIEKPAPCPRGRYHTGKGLDVTDTVGKVDHVFAEARRRGILTIGIGDGGNEVGMGSILEDILRVVPTGDVIGTPVETDLLVVAAIANWGAYAIGATIAAALHMPEAIHSLEEERRLTGTAAALGFIDPATGLANGWTDGTPPVCAEAVLELLRQMVLLRLGRKNPQNPLQIPKKWAERHDPNTTVAIWADHLARKEADYFGRLSA, from the coding sequence ATGACCGACACATTCACCCCCGATCTCGATCTCGCCCATGCCGTCGCGGATTCCGCCGACCGGCTGATTTCCGTCCAGGTCTTCATGTCCGGCGGCAGCGCCGAGCTGACCGGCGCCAACATCACCCGCGAACTCTACGACGCCGCCCGCGCCAACCGGGCCGAGCCGCTGATCTACACCGCGGCGAAGGAACTGCTCGACCGGGTCAAGCCGCGCGACACGGTGGTGTTCTGCACCGGCTTCTTCGACCCGCCCTCGATGATCGACGAGATGGACGGCCCGCTCGGCGCGGTGGCGCTGGCACGGATGCTCTGCGTGACCCTCGACATCACGCCGGTCTTCCTGACCGAGGTGGCCAACATGGAGCGCATGGCCGGGCTCGCCGCCTCCCTCGGGCTCGAGGTGCTGGACTACGAGCTCGCCCGCACCACGCCGTTCAAGGCGGCGGTCATGCCGCTGCCCATCGACCACGACCGCGCGAAGGCCGAGGCCGAACGCCTCTGCGACCTCGCGCCCGCCGCGATGATCGCGATCGAGAAGCCCGCGCCCTGCCCGCGCGGCCGCTACCACACCGGCAAGGGGCTCGACGTCACCGACACCGTCGGCAAAGTCGACCACGTCTTCGCCGAAGCCCGCCGCCGCGGCATCCTGACCATCGGCATCGGCGATGGCGGCAACGAGGTCGGCATGGGCAGCATCCTTGAGGACATCCTGCGCGTCGTCCCCACCGGCGACGTGATCGGCACCCCCGTGGAGACCGACCTGCTCGTGGTCGCGGCCATCGCCAACTGGGGCGCCTATGCGATCGGCGCGACCATCGCCGCGGCGCTGCACATGCCCGAGGCGATCCACAGCCTCGAAGAGGAACGCCGCCTGACCGGGACCGCCGCCGCGCTCGGCTTCATCGACCCGGCGACGGGGCTCGCGAACGGCTGGACCGACGGCACCCCGCCGGTCTGCGCGGAGGCGGTCCTGGAACTGCTCCGGCAGATGGTCCTGCTGCGGCTCGGGCGGAAGAATCCGCAAAACCCGCTCCAGATCCCCAAGAAATGGGCGGAACGGCACGATCCGAACACCACCGTCGCGATCTGGGCGGATCATCTCGCGCGCAAGGAAGCCGATTACTTCGGCCGCCTCTCCGCCTGA
- a CDS encoding TRAP transporter substrate-binding protein codes for MTNLFLSATLTCAMTVTATFATAETWDVSLPWGPSEYHVGNAERFAEAVEEATGGELSLKIHAGGALGVRPTETVRALEDGIVPMGETAAMMNVGDLPLLGLDGIPFLFDDESDVERYYQLIRPVWEEALETRNQKLLYSVPWPTQLIFTNRKIESLDDFEGLAVRTMDTNTSNLAESLGMLPLIMGSADVIPALATGKLDAVMTSGTTAVAQQLWEFLDYGYVTNHMVSFNLMSVNMDYWNELAPETQQTVLDLAATMEPEFWEVARQEHDMRMKQLEENGLEVSVPSPDMLAAMRDATASLEQNLVASTGADAERVLNAYHAED; via the coding sequence ATGACCAACCTCTTCCTTTCCGCGACGCTCACCTGCGCGATGACGGTGACAGCCACTTTCGCGACCGCAGAAACCTGGGACGTCTCCCTTCCCTGGGGCCCGTCGGAATATCACGTCGGCAATGCCGAGCGCTTTGCCGAAGCGGTCGAGGAGGCGACCGGTGGCGAGCTGTCGCTGAAGATCCACGCCGGCGGCGCGCTCGGCGTGCGGCCCACTGAAACGGTGCGCGCGCTGGAAGACGGCATCGTGCCGATGGGGGAAACCGCCGCGATGATGAACGTGGGCGACCTGCCCCTTCTGGGGCTCGACGGCATTCCCTTCCTGTTCGACGACGAGAGCGATGTGGAACGCTACTACCAGCTCATCCGCCCGGTCTGGGAAGAGGCGCTCGAGACGCGGAACCAGAAGCTGCTCTATTCCGTGCCCTGGCCGACGCAGCTCATCTTCACCAACCGGAAGATCGAGAGCCTCGACGATTTCGAGGGCCTCGCCGTCCGCACCATGGACACCAATACCTCCAACCTCGCGGAAAGCCTCGGGATGCTGCCGCTGATCATGGGCTCCGCCGACGTGATCCCGGCGCTCGCGACGGGCAAGCTCGACGCGGTGATGACCTCCGGGACGACCGCCGTCGCCCAGCAGCTCTGGGAATTCCTCGATTACGGCTATGTCACCAACCACATGGTCTCCTTCAACCTCATGTCGGTGAACATGGATTACTGGAACGAGCTCGCGCCCGAGACGCAGCAGACGGTCCTCGACCTCGCCGCGACGATGGAGCCGGAGTTCTGGGAGGTCGCCCGCCAGGAACACGACATGCGGATGAAACAACTCGAGGAGAACGGCCTCGAAGTCTCCGTGCCCTCGCCCGACATGCTGGCCGCGATGCGTGACGCCACGGCCTCGCTCGAGCAGAATCTGGTCGCAAGTACCGGTGCCGACGCGGAACGCGTGCTGAACGCCTATCACGCCGAGGACTAA
- a CDS encoding TRAP transporter small permease: protein MQTLHRACRLATRAGAVFAAAALAVLALMLVLEVVLNSAFRISQPWATEYSVYLLGASLFAGSGWVFTEAGHIRVTLLSDRLSAPLARGMAVVTEAIGLAVASFAAWHMTLYALASLERGSTSLYPSATPLWIPQMMLAVSLWLICTGIVACMMETLGFVRPRAAAPDLAREI, encoded by the coding sequence ATGCAGACACTCCATCGGGCCTGCCGTCTCGCGACCCGCGCCGGAGCCGTTTTCGCCGCCGCCGCCCTCGCCGTCCTGGCGCTCATGCTGGTGCTCGAGGTGGTGCTGAACTCGGCCTTCCGCATCTCCCAGCCCTGGGCGACGGAATATTCCGTCTACCTTCTCGGCGCGAGCCTCTTTGCCGGAAGCGGCTGGGTCTTTACCGAGGCCGGGCATATCCGCGTCACCCTGCTCAGCGACCGGCTCTCCGCCCCGCTCGCCCGCGGCATGGCGGTGGTCACGGAGGCCATCGGCCTCGCGGTGGCCAGCTTCGCCGCCTGGCACATGACGCTCTATGCGCTCGCGAGCCTCGAGCGCGGTTCGACGAGCCTCTATCCCAGCGCCACGCCGCTCTGGATCCCGCAGATGATGCTGGCGGTCTCCCTCTGGCTGATCTGCACCGGGATCGTCGCCTGCATGATGGAAACGCTCGGCTTCGTGCGGCCGCGTGCCGCCGCCCCCGACCTCGCAAGGGAAATCTGA
- a CDS encoding TRAP transporter large permease: MAVPATFILTALAVLLLSGTWIGLSLMGTGILSLELFRNMRVGTFLASDIWGTATSQELVTLPLFVLMGELLYVTNLSRNLFDGLAPFARRLPGGLIQVNVLASALFAAISGSSAATTATVGRITVEELDKRGFDPMLNRGSLAGAGSIGLLIPPSIPMIVYGVIAQVSILDLFIAGLLPGLLLCAMFMAWIGLRSRAPDDPDARPLTFRQAAQSIGRLLPTLLLILCVMGSMLTGLASVTEAAAVGSAGALVLLLLDPGFRLRKLTGALMSAVRTCSMISLILAGALFLTKAMARLSIPSDIAQAIEALHLSPFALIALLVVFYLVLGCVIDGLSTIVMTLPVTLPLAVSAGFDPVWYGIFLIVTIEMAQITPPVGINLFVMKHLTGDPIGRLARAAAPFCLVMILHVFVLTLFPQIATWLPQALK; encoded by the coding sequence ATGGCCGTCCCGGCAACATTCATCCTGACCGCCCTGGCCGTCCTGCTGCTGAGCGGCACCTGGATCGGCCTGTCCCTCATGGGCACGGGCATCCTGTCGCTGGAACTCTTTCGCAACATGAGGGTCGGCACCTTCCTCGCCTCCGACATCTGGGGCACGGCGACCTCGCAGGAACTCGTCACCCTGCCCCTCTTCGTGCTGATGGGCGAACTCCTCTACGTCACCAACCTGTCGCGCAACCTGTTCGACGGGCTGGCGCCCTTCGCGCGCCGGCTGCCGGGCGGGCTGATCCAGGTGAACGTGCTGGCCTCGGCGCTGTTCGCCGCGATCAGCGGCTCCTCGGCCGCGACCACCGCGACCGTCGGGCGCATCACCGTCGAGGAACTCGACAAACGCGGCTTCGACCCGATGCTGAACCGCGGCTCGCTGGCGGGCGCGGGTTCGATCGGGCTGCTCATTCCGCCCTCCATCCCGATGATCGTCTACGGCGTCATCGCACAGGTCTCCATCCTCGACCTCTTCATCGCCGGGCTGCTTCCGGGCCTCCTGCTCTGCGCGATGTTCATGGCCTGGATCGGCCTGCGCTCGCGCGCCCCCGACGACCCGGATGCCAGACCGCTGACCTTCCGCCAGGCGGCGCAGTCCATCGGCCGGCTGCTGCCGACCCTGCTGCTCATCCTCTGCGTGATGGGCTCGATGCTGACGGGCCTCGCCTCCGTGACCGAGGCGGCCGCCGTCGGCTCGGCGGGCGCGCTTGTCCTGCTGCTGCTCGATCCCGGTTTCCGGCTGCGCAAGCTCACCGGCGCGCTGATGAGCGCGGTGCGGACATGCAGCATGATCAGCCTCATCCTCGCCGGCGCGCTCTTTCTGACGAAGGCCATGGCGCGGCTGTCCATTCCCTCCGACATCGCCCAGGCGATCGAGGCGCTGCACCTGTCGCCCTTCGCGCTGATCGCGCTTCTGGTGGTGTTCTACCTCGTGCTGGGCTGCGTCATCGACGGGCTGTCCACCATCGTCATGACCCTGCCGGTCACGCTGCCCCTCGCGGTCTCGGCGGGCTTCGATCCGGTCTGGTACGGGATCTTCCTCATCGTGACGATCGAGATGGCGCAGATCACCCCGCCGGTCGGGATCAACCTGTTCGTGATGAAACACCTCACCGGCGACCCCATCGGCCGGCTCGCCCGCGCGGCCGCGCCCTTCTGCCTGGTGATGATCCTGCACGTCTTCGTCCTGACGCTCTTCCCGCAGATCGCGACATGGCTCCCGCAGGCGCTCAAGTGA
- a CDS encoding aspartate/glutamate racemase family protein, with product MTRPASSYSMRARIGLIVPPTNTVNEAEWSRLLPEGATAHSHRMALHTDTQSTEGIAALKTDLEAAVAMLAPMRPDVVAYACTAGSLVTPSDALGAEISARSGVSVITTADSLVQALRHLGAGRIGLATPYSEAMNAHEVAFLAAHGIETLAVAGLGLGARGAWEYPKIAQTPLATVERLARQVGAADVAALVISCTDFPTLPLIAPLERELGIPVLTSNTATLWRCLGHVPDPEETRRDPRLRAAGRLFGA from the coding sequence ATGACCCGCCCCGCCTCGAGCTATTCGATGCGCGCCCGGATCGGCCTGATCGTTCCGCCGACCAACACGGTGAACGAGGCCGAATGGTCCCGCCTCCTGCCCGAGGGCGCCACGGCCCACAGCCACCGCATGGCACTGCACACCGACACGCAGAGCACCGAGGGCATCGCCGCTCTGAAGACCGATCTCGAGGCGGCGGTCGCGATGCTGGCGCCGATGCGGCCGGATGTGGTGGCCTATGCCTGCACCGCCGGGTCGCTGGTCACGCCCTCCGACGCGCTCGGGGCGGAGATCTCCGCACGCAGCGGCGTGAGCGTGATCACGACGGCGGACAGCCTCGTGCAGGCGCTGCGCCATCTCGGTGCCGGACGGATCGGCCTCGCCACCCCCTATTCGGAGGCGATGAACGCGCATGAGGTGGCCTTCCTCGCGGCGCACGGGATCGAAACCCTGGCCGTCGCCGGGCTGGGGCTCGGCGCGCGGGGGGCGTGGGAATATCCCAAGATCGCGCAGACGCCGCTTGCGACCGTGGAGCGCCTTGCCCGGCAAGTGGGGGCCGCGGATGTCGCGGCGCTGGTGATCAGCTGCACCGATTTTCCGACCCTGCCGCTCATCGCGCCGCTCGAGCGGGAGCTGGGCATTCCGGTCCTCACCTCGAACACCGCGACGCTGTGGCGCTGTCTCGGCCATGTCCCGGACCCGGAGGAGACCCGGCGCGACCCGCGCCTGCGCGCCGCCGGACGCCTGTTCGGGGCCTGA
- a CDS encoding hydantoinase B/oxoprolinase family protein, with translation MSSVQFDAVSLQILWNRLISAVDEASAILVRTAFSTIVRESHDFAVVVTDVEGQLLAQATQSIPSFIGTLPRTVRHFIEGFGLENIHPGDVMICNDPWQGTGHLPDINLCRPIFVGERLVGFAASTAHAMDVGGRSGSLVMRDIFEEGFQIPRCKLISAGQVDETLVRLLRTNVRAPDQVMGDLWAQMTSLDVAAQRVTELMAEYGLEDLTDLGREILDRSESAMRTAISAMPEGTYRYTVTPDGLTEPFEVNMVITLKDGDCLVDFEDVPPQMDGTSLNVVYAYTFAYTVYGLKSVIAPDLPNNEGVLRPITMTVPEGSILNHRYPCAGFSRNMIGHHLPVASITALAEAVPERVMAPCGVATWAMHQTGTNEKGPYANLFFFNGGYGATCRHDGPSVLSWPSNISGVPVEIMERLAPMRVDYKRLRADSGGRGRFRGGLGLEVAMRVLETSPIEIYLQADRTRSVPEGILGGEAGAVGEIIVNDGEPILGERSLSLSSGDVLTLRTPGAGGYGPAGERDRRMIERDLAEGYVTVRGAGDWV, from the coding sequence ATGAGTTCAGTTCAATTCGACGCTGTCAGCCTGCAAATCCTCTGGAACCGCCTGATCTCGGCGGTGGACGAAGCCTCGGCCATCCTCGTGCGCACCGCCTTTTCCACCATCGTGCGGGAATCGCATGATTTCGCGGTGGTCGTGACCGATGTCGAGGGGCAGTTGCTCGCCCAGGCGACACAGTCGATCCCTTCCTTCATCGGCACCCTGCCGCGCACGGTGCGCCATTTCATCGAGGGCTTCGGCCTCGAGAACATCCATCCCGGCGATGTGATGATCTGCAACGACCCCTGGCAGGGCACAGGCCACCTCCCGGACATCAACCTGTGCCGGCCGATCTTCGTGGGCGAGCGGCTCGTGGGCTTCGCGGCCTCGACGGCGCATGCGATGGACGTGGGCGGCCGCTCCGGCAGCCTGGTCATGCGCGACATCTTCGAGGAGGGGTTCCAGATCCCGCGCTGCAAGCTGATCAGCGCCGGCCAGGTGGACGAGACGCTGGTGCGGCTGTTGCGGACCAACGTCCGGGCGCCGGATCAGGTCATGGGCGACCTCTGGGCGCAGATGACCAGCCTCGACGTCGCCGCGCAGCGGGTGACCGAGCTGATGGCGGAATACGGGCTGGAGGATCTGACCGATCTCGGCCGCGAGATCCTCGACCGCTCCGAAAGCGCGATGCGCACCGCCATCTCCGCCATGCCGGAGGGAACATACCGCTATACCGTGACCCCCGACGGGCTGACCGAGCCCTTCGAGGTCAACATGGTCATCACCCTGAAGGACGGGGACTGCCTCGTCGATTTCGAGGACGTGCCGCCCCAGATGGACGGAACTTCCCTCAACGTGGTCTATGCCTATACCTTCGCCTATACCGTCTATGGCCTGAAATCGGTCATCGCGCCGGACCTGCCCAACAACGAGGGCGTGCTGCGGCCGATCACGATGACGGTGCCCGAGGGCAGCATCCTCAACCACAGGTATCCCTGCGCGGGCTTCTCGCGCAACATGATCGGCCACCACCTGCCGGTCGCCTCGATCACCGCGCTTGCGGAGGCGGTGCCGGAGCGGGTGATGGCCCCCTGCGGCGTGGCCACCTGGGCGATGCACCAGACCGGGACGAACGAGAAGGGGCCCTATGCCAACCTTTTCTTCTTCAACGGCGGCTATGGCGCGACCTGCCGGCATGACGGGCCGAGCGTGCTGAGCTGGCCGTCCAACATCTCCGGCGTTCCGGTCGAGATCATGGAGCGGCTGGCGCCGATGCGGGTGGATTACAAGAGGCTGCGGGCGGATTCCGGCGGGCGCGGCCGGTTCCGCGGCGGGCTCGGTCTCGAGGTCGCGATGCGGGTGCTCGAGACCTCCCCGATCGAGATCTACCTTCAGGCCGACCGTACCCGGTCCGTTCCCGAGGGCATTCTCGGCGGCGAGGCCGGGGCCGTGGGGGAGATCATCGTGAACGACGGGGAGCCGATCCTCGGCGAGCGGTCGCTGTCGCTCTCCTCGGGCGATGTCCTGACCCTGCGCACGCCGGGGGCGGGCGGCTACGGCCCGGCCGGGGAACGCGACCGGCGGATGATCGAACGGGATCTCGCCGAAGGCTACGTCACCGTCCGCGGTGCGGGCGACTGGGTGTAA
- a CDS encoding hydantoinase/oxoprolinase family protein: MTSDKTLTRSAPPQGQWALGIDIGGTFTDIVLHNERDGTVHSHKELTTPGDPATGVLTGMETLFAREKVAPGDVGRIVHATTLFTNALIERKGAETGMITTQGFRDVLEIGTERKYELYDNFIRMPEPLVRRSLRIDVPERVAADGSVVQPLDEAAVIEAGRRLVEHGVDSVAIVFLHSYAYPEHECRARDLLEAEFPGLFVSISSEVVPEIREFERSSTTVANAYVKPLASRYLNELEDRIRAFGIDAGIFMMLSSGGFTHVEEARRVPVQLLESGPAAGALSAAFFGERSDHASLLAFDMGGTTAKLAMIDEGEPSIAYRFEAARERRFRPESGLPLSITTIELIEIGAGGGSIASVDGVGLLKVGPRSAGSTPGPACYGRGGTDPTVTDATLLLGYLDPETFANGTIAISPEIARDAFAPLCEATGLGVEELAWGIYDVVNENMVSAARMHIAENGKDPRRYALLATGGGGPLHGCAVAGKLGIREVICPPSAGVASASGLLVAPVRVDRSLSVATPLNELDWDAFEAEYRALEEDATAVSRATGAAPQPAIRRAADIRYVGQGFELVVDLPSGPFDAASLPVIRERFEAEYRRVFQRLPDSEIEIMNIRVSVQSPASDAAGLLAPPSGGTLPEARKGLRQVRFGSESVAAAVYTRALMGPGSEVEGPAIIEEPVSTLVVPPGARARVHRSGNLVVTLDQS, encoded by the coding sequence GTGACATCAGACAAGACGCTCACCCGATCCGCGCCGCCGCAAGGCCAATGGGCGCTCGGGATCGACATCGGCGGGACGTTCACCGATATCGTTTTGCACAACGAACGCGACGGCACCGTCCATTCCCACAAGGAGCTGACGACGCCGGGCGATCCGGCGACCGGCGTGCTGACCGGGATGGAGACGCTGTTCGCCCGCGAGAAGGTGGCCCCCGGCGATGTGGGGCGCATCGTGCATGCGACGACGCTGTTCACCAATGCGCTGATCGAGCGGAAGGGGGCGGAGACCGGGATGATCACCACCCAGGGCTTCCGCGACGTGCTCGAGATCGGGACCGAGCGCAAGTACGAGCTTTACGACAATTTCATCCGCATGCCCGAGCCGCTGGTGCGCCGCAGCCTGCGCATCGACGTGCCGGAGCGGGTCGCCGCGGACGGGTCGGTGGTGCAGCCGCTGGACGAGGCGGCGGTGATCGAGGCGGGCCGGCGGCTGGTGGAGCATGGCGTCGACTCCGTCGCCATCGTCTTTCTGCATTCCTATGCCTATCCCGAGCATGAATGCCGGGCGCGCGATCTTCTGGAGGCCGAATTCCCCGGTCTTTTCGTCTCCATATCTTCCGAAGTCGTTCCCGAGATCCGGGAGTTCGAGCGCAGTTCGACTACCGTCGCCAATGCCTATGTCAAACCTCTGGCTTCGCGCTATCTCAACGAGCTCGAGGACCGTATCCGCGCCTTCGGCATCGACGCGGGCATCTTCATGATGCTGTCGAGCGGCGGGTTCACCCATGTGGAGGAGGCGCGCCGCGTGCCGGTGCAACTCCTTGAATCCGGTCCCGCGGCCGGGGCGCTGTCGGCGGCCTTCTTCGGGGAGCGCAGCGACCACGCCTCGCTGCTGGCCTTCGACATGGGCGGGACCACGGCCAAGCTCGCGATGATCGACGAAGGCGAGCCCAGCATCGCCTATCGGTTCGAGGCGGCCCGCGAACGCCGCTTCCGTCCCGAATCCGGCCTGCCGCTCAGCATCACCACCATCGAGCTGATCGAGATCGGCGCCGGCGGCGGTTCCATCGCCTCGGTAGACGGGGTCGGCCTGCTGAAGGTCGGTCCGCGGAGCGCCGGATCGACGCCGGGCCCGGCCTGCTACGGCCGTGGCGGGACCGATCCGACCGTGACCGATGCCACGCTGCTGCTGGGCTATCTCGATCCCGAGACCTTCGCCAACGGGACCATCGCGATCAGCCCGGAAATCGCGCGCGACGCCTTCGCGCCGCTGTGCGAGGCGACCGGCCTCGGGGTCGAGGAACTGGCCTGGGGCATCTATGACGTGGTGAACGAGAACATGGTGAGCGCCGCGCGGATGCATATCGCGGAAAACGGCAAGGATCCGCGCCGCTACGCGCTGCTCGCCACCGGCGGCGGCGGGCCGCTGCACGGCTGTGCGGTCGCCGGCAAGCTGGGCATCCGGGAGGTGATCTGCCCGCCCTCGGCCGGTGTCGCCTCGGCCAGTGGCCTGCTCGTGGCGCCGGTGCGCGTCGACCGCTCCCTCTCGGTGGCGACACCGCTGAACGAGCTCGACTGGGACGCCTTCGAGGCGGAGTATCGCGCCCTCGAGGAGGATGCGACCGCCGTCAGCCGCGCGACGGGCGCCGCGCCGCAGCCGGCGATCCGGCGCGCCGCCGATATCCGCTATGTCGGGCAGGGCTTCGAACTCGTCGTCGATCTGCCCTCGGGCCCCTTCGATGCCGCATCCCTGCCGGTGATCCGGGAGCGGTTCGAGGCGGAATATCGCCGCGTCTTCCAGCGGCTGCCGGACTCGGAGATCGAGATCATGAACATCCGCGTCTCGGTGCAATCCCCGGCCTCGGACGCGGCGGGGCTGCTTGCCCCGCCGTCCGGCGGCACGCTGCCGGAGGCGCGGAAGGGCCTGCGGCAGGTCCGGTTCGGCAGCGAGAGCGTCGCGGCCGCCGTCTATACCCGCGCTCTCATGGGGCCCGGATCCGAGGTGGAGGGGCCCGCGATCATCGAGGAGCCGGTCTCCACGCTGGTCGTGCCGCCCGGCGCGCGCGCCCGCGTGCATCGAAGCGGCAACCTCGTCGTCACCCTCGACCAATCCTGA
- a CDS encoding LysR family transcriptional regulator → MDIKRLRFFIAVAELGSLSRAADALHISQPALGLHIRTLEEELDRQLFVRHSRGVEITQAGRQLLPHARRIVRDVEETVELLRPRKTPAGKVTVGVGPAIDPKKSAGLIERASARFPEIRLNLVTAPSATLVDWIAAGRLDLALVHLTGALPSGIGAEPVMQEDIVLVSARPDRDAAVTIPFGALARHPVVLPPAPHSLRAMVDAAAQGAGIGLNIRFEIETVDVMLELAEQGIAGCIVSRSALSAHPRPEAFLVQKIVEPDLVREVSLIRSTGRQPLPATDLVARLITDVYSG, encoded by the coding sequence ATGGACATCAAGCGCCTGCGCTTCTTTATCGCTGTCGCCGAACTCGGCAGCCTCAGCCGGGCCGCCGACGCGCTCCACATCAGCCAGCCTGCCCTGGGCCTGCACATCCGCACGCTCGAGGAGGAGCTCGACAGGCAGCTCTTCGTCCGGCACAGCCGCGGGGTCGAGATCACGCAGGCGGGGCGGCAACTGCTTCCCCACGCGCGGCGCATCGTGCGCGACGTGGAGGAGACCGTCGAGCTTCTGCGCCCCCGCAAGACGCCCGCCGGCAAGGTGACGGTCGGCGTCGGTCCCGCGATCGACCCGAAGAAGAGTGCCGGGCTGATCGAGCGCGCCTCCGCGCGCTTTCCCGAGATCCGCCTGAACCTCGTCACCGCGCCGAGCGCGACGCTGGTCGACTGGATCGCCGCCGGGCGTCTGGATCTCGCCCTCGTGCATCTGACGGGTGCCCTGCCCTCCGGCATCGGCGCCGAGCCGGTGATGCAGGAGGATATCGTGCTCGTCTCCGCCCGTCCCGACCGGGATGCCGCAGTCACGATCCCCTTCGGCGCCCTCGCCCGGCATCCGGTCGTCCTGCCGCCCGCGCCGCATTCGCTGCGGGCCATGGTGGATGCCGCGGCGCAAGGCGCCGGCATCGGCCTGAATATCCGGTTCGAGATCGAAACGGTCGACGTGATGCTGGAACTGGCGGAACAGGGGATCGCCGGATGTATCGTCTCCCGCAGCGCGCTCAGCGCGCATCCGCGGCCGGAGGCCTTCCTCGTGCAGAAGATCGTCGAGCCGGATCTGGTGCGCGAGGTCTCGCTGATCCGCAGCACGGGCCGCCAGCCGCTTCCGGCCACCGATCTCGTGGCCCGGCTGATCACCGACGTCTATTCCGGGTGA